Proteins encoded together in one Phalacrocorax aristotelis chromosome 7, bGulAri2.1, whole genome shotgun sequence window:
- the ANO7 gene encoding anoctamin-7, with protein MASAGALVLLGEVVGLRGGCSCAGLLLSTMQQRRTMDDPTCSLVRQDGRGAHYGSLSEEAIEIPQPSNTALDQKSTANVFSDGCTRIDFVLVWETEPWELSGQQDSCKNGDVPKRPATIHRTWRKKFLDKLHAAGIRMEKHMTRVEKKVVHYLLLSAPWSVLCYYAEELQLRVPLQALPRQTSNWSASVLQRLGIPNLMAQEVPNLPLDYYTCPFKANKLRWFLGSDEQDTFFSTTQRHQILYEILATTQYGHSREREVGVDQLLNENVFTAAFPLHEGPYKLRPEELAAGSLSQRQILFQYWASWGKWNKYQPLGHIRKYFGEKVAFYFAWLGFYTGWLLPAAVVGMVVFTAGIFLMFNDVPSQEICTSKQQYWMCPLCKTCPYWQLSKICSMFMAGRLFDHGGTVFFSIFMSLWAVLFLEFWKRTNASLAHHWDCSEFEDIEERPRPQFTAMAPMTIINPITGVEEPYFPKRSRIHRILAGSMVIIMMIAVVVMFVVSIILYRAVVAILLSNSGYFWFVASASRIASITGSVVNLIFILILSKIYISLAHFLTKWEMHRTQTKYEDAFTFKVFVFQFVTFYSSPIYIAFFKGKFVGYPGHYLSFLGVRNEECSPGGCFIELAQELLVIMVGKQIINNVQELAIPKLKCWWHKHKLLSTKKAGEEGESVLVEQAPWVMDHQLLVFEGLFNEYLEMVLQFGFITIFVAACPLAPLFALLNNWVEIRLDAHKFVCDYRRPVAERAEGISIWFSILEAISHLAIISNAFLIAFTSDFLPRMYYEYIHDSSLHGYVNFTLAYAPWSFVLQSNTTCRYRAFRDRDGNLTLTYWQLLAIRLGFIIMFEHVVFFIGRVIAWLVPDIPEALEVKVKRERYLAKEALAENKVLLERRETRSKASVMDSAAGRDWETEQFVSN; from the exons ATGGCCAGTGCTGGGgctctggtgctgctgggagaggtggtggggcTGCGGGGTGGATGCAGTTGTGCGGGGCTCCTTCTCAGTACCATGCAGCAGAGGAGGACCATGGACGATCCCACCTGCAGCCTGGTGAGGCAGGACGGCAGAGGTGCTCACTACGGCAGTCTGAGTGAGGAGGCCATTGAAATCCCCCAG CCCAGCAACACAGCCCTGGACCAGAAAAGCACAGCCAACGTTTTCAGTGATGGCTGTACAAGGATAG ACTTTGTCCTGGTGTGGGAAACAGAACCCTGGGAGCTGAGCGGGCAGCAGGACAGCTGCAAGAATGGGGACGTGCCAAAGAGACCTGCCACCATCCACAGGACCTGGCGGAAGAAGTTTCTGGACAAGCTTCATGCTGCTGGGATCCGCATGGAAAAG CACATGACCCGTGTGGAGAAGAAGGTGGTACACTACCTGCTGCTAAGTGCACCCTGGAGCGTGCTCTGCTACTACGCCGAGGAGCTCCAGCTCCGTGTGCCGCTGCAG GCGCTCCCCAGACAGACCTCCAACTGGTCGGCCAGCGTGCTGCAGCGGCTGGGCATCCCCAACCTGATGGCCCAGGAGGTTCCCAACCTGCCGCTGGACTACTACACCTGTCCCTTCAAGGCCAACAAGCTGCGCTG GTTCCTGGGGAGTGATGAGCAGGACACCTTCTTCTCCACCACCCAACGGCACCAAATT CTCTACGAGATCCTGGCCACGACACAGTATGGACACTCCAGGGAGCGGGAGGTGGGCGTGGATCAGCTGCTGAATGAGAATGTCTTCACCGCCGCCTTCCCGCTGCACGAG GGTCCCTACAAGCTCAGGCCggaggagctggctgctggcagcctcAGCCAGCGCCAAATCCTCTTCCAGTACTGGGCCAGCTGGGGGAAGTGGAACAAGTACCAGCCACTGGGTCACATCCGCAAATACTTTGGGGAGAAGGTTGCTTTCTACTTTGCCTGGCTGG GCTTCTACACAGGatggctcctgcctgcagcagtggTGGGGATGGTGGTGTTCACTGCAGGCATTTTCCTGATGTTCAATGATGTACCTTC TCAGGAGATCTGCACGAGCAAACAGCAGTACTGGATGTGTCCCCTCTGCAAGACCTGTCCCTACTGGCAGCTCTCCAAAATATGCAGCATGTTCATG GCAGGACGGCTCTTTGACCATGGTGGGACTGTCTTCTTCAGCATCTTCATGTCCCTGTGGGCCGTGCTGTTCCTGGAATTCTGGAAGAGGACAAATGCATCCCTGGCTCACCACTGGGACTGCTCTGAATTTGAGGACATTGAG GAGCGGCCACGGCCCCAGTTTACGGCCATGGCTCCCATGACGATAATAAACCCTATAACAGGGGTGGAGGAGCCATATTTCCCCAAGCGCAGCCGCATCCACCGGATTTTGGCTGGTTCCATGGTCATTATAATGATG ATTGCCGTGGTGGTGATGTTCGTGGTCTCCATTATCCTCTACCGGGCAGTGGTCGCCATCCTGCTCTCCAACTCGGGGTACTTCTGGTTCGTGGCTTCG GCATCCCGCATCGCCAGCATCACCGGCTCGGTGGTGAACCTTatcttcatcctcatcctctCCAAGATCTATATTTCCCTGGCTCATTTTCTCACCAAGTGGG AGATGCACCGCACCCAGACCAAATACGAGGATGCCTTCACCTTCAAAGTGTTCGTCTTCCAGTTTGTCACCTTCTACTCATCTCCCATTTACATCGCCTTCTTCAAGGGCAA GTTTGTTGGCTACCCTGGGCACTACCTGAGCTTTCTGGGGGTCCGCAACGAGGAG TGCAGCCCAGGTGGGTGCTTCATCGAGCTGGCTCAGGAGCTGCTGGTCATCATGGTGGGGAAGCAGATCATCAACAATGTGCAGGAGCTGGCCATCCC AAAGCTGAAGTGCTGGTGGCACAAGCACAAGCTCCTCTCCACCAAGAAGGCAGGTGAGGAGGGGGAGTCGGTCCTGGTGGAGCAGGCGCCCTGGGTGATGGACCATCAGCTGCTGGTGTTCGAGGGGCTGTTCAACGAGTACCTGGAGATGG TCCTGCAGTTCGGCTTCATCACCATCTTTGTGGCAGCCTGCCCCCTGGCACCCCTCTTTGCCCTGCTCAACAACTGGGTGGAGATACGCCTGGATGCTCACAAGTTCGTCTGTGACTACCGGCGGCCCGTGGCCGAGCGGGCGGAGGGCATCAGTATCTGGTTCTCCATCCTGGAGGCCATCAGTCACCTGGCCATCATCAGCAAC gcCTTCCTCATCGCCTTCACCTCTGATTTCCTGCCCCGCATGTACTATGAGTACATCCATGACAGCAGCCTGCATGGCTATGTGAACTTCACCTTGGCGTATGCACCATGGAGCTTTGTCCTGCAGAGCAACACCACGTGCAG ATACAGAGCGTTTAGGGACCGGGACGGCAACTTGACCTTGACTTACTGGCAGCTGCTGGCCATACGCTTGGGCTTCATCATCATGTTCGAG CATGTGGTTTTCTTTATCGGACGTGTGATTGCGTGGCTGGTACCTGACATTCCTGAGGCCCTGGAGGTCAAGGTGAAGCGTGAACGGTACCTGGCCAAGGAGGCCCTGGCTGAGAACAAG GTCCTTTTGGAGAGACGGGAGACAAGAAGCAAGGCCAGTGTCATGGAttcagctgctggcagggacTGGGAAACCGAGCAGTTTGTCAGCAACTGA
- the PPP1R7 gene encoding protein phosphatase 1 regulatory subunit 7 isoform X3 → MGGKSASKIKVETRVDKRIESEESGDEEGKKQAVRLVTDLSQQSLRDEQNGEAETPVDMETISLDPEAEDVDLNHFRIGKIEGFEVLKKVKTLCLRQNLIKRIENLQQLQTLRELDLYDNQIRKIENLESLVELEILDISFNVLRHIEGLDQLTQLKKLFLVNNKISKIENLSNLQMLQMLELGSNRIRAIENIDTLANLDSLFLGKNKITKLQNLDALTNLTVLSIQNNRLTKIEGLQSLVNLRELYLSHNGIEVIEGLENNNKLTMLDIASNRIKKIENISHLTELQEFWMNDNLIESWSDLDELKGAKNLETVYLERNPLQKDPQYRRKIMLALPTVRQIDATFVRF, encoded by the exons ATGGGAGGAAAAAGTGCATCCAAAATCAAAGTAGAAACAAGGG TTGATAAGCGGATTGAATCAGAGGAGTCAGGAGACgaagaagggaagaagcaggCAGTTCGCTTAGTAACTGACCTCAGTCAGCAGAGCCTGAGAGATGAGCAGAATG gagaagcagagacACCAGTGGACATGGAGACAATTAGCCTGGACCCAGAAGCTGAG GATGTTGATTTGAATCACTTCCGAATTGGGAAGATTGAAGGATTTGAGGTGCTCAAGAAAGTGAAG ACTCTATGTCTCCGTCAGAATTTGATTAAGCGCATTGAGAACCTGCAGCAATTGCAGACCTTGCGGGAGCTGGATCTCTATGACAATCAAATCCGGAAGATTGAGAACTTGGAGTCTCTAGTGGAACTTGA GATCCTGGACATCTCCTTTAACGTTCTGCGACATATCGAAGGACTAGATCAGCTTACCCAACTTAAAAAACTCTTCCTTGTCAACaacaaaatcagcaaaattGAGAATTTGAGCAACTTGCAGATGCTACAGATGTTAGAGTTGGGATCCAATCGAATTCGG GCAATTGAAAACATCGACACCCTGGCTAATCTTGACAGTCTGTTCCttggaaagaataaaatcacTAAGCTCCAGAACTTGGATGCGCTGACAAACTTGACTGTGCTCAGTATACAG AATAACCGTCTGACCAAGATTGAAGGGCTGCAGAGTTTGGTGAATTTGCGTGAGTTGTACCTCAGCCACAATGGCATCGAAGTCATCGAGGGACTGGAGAACAAT AACAAACTCACAATGCTGGACATTGCATCCAACAGAATCAAGAAGATTGAAAATATCAGTCACCTAACAGAGCTGCAGGAATTCTGG ATGAACGATAATCTCATTGAGAGCTGGAGTGACCTGGATGAACTGAAAGGAGCAAAGAACTTGGAAACTGTGTATCTGGAGCGAAACCCCTTGCAGAAGGATCCCCAGTACCGGCGCAAAATCATGCTGGCCCTCCCGACTGTCCGGCAGATTGATGCCACGTTTGTTCGATTCTGA
- the PPP1R7 gene encoding protein phosphatase 1 regulatory subunit 7 isoform X2, with protein MAAESGEGPQEMMEVDKRIESEESGDEEGKKQAVRLVTDLSQQSLRDEQNGENSAGEAETPVDMETISLDPEAEDVDLNHFRIGKIEGFEVLKKVKTLCLRQNLIKRIENLQQLQTLRELDLYDNQIRKIENLESLVELEILDISFNVLRHIEGLDQLTQLKKLFLVNNKISKIENLSNLQMLQMLELGSNRIRAIENIDTLANLDSLFLGKNKITKLQNLDALTNLTVLSIQNNRLTKIEGLQSLVNLRELYLSHNGIEVIEGLENNNKLTMLDIASNRIKKIENISHLTELQEFWMNDNLIESWSDLDELKGAKNLETVYLERNPLQKDPQYRRKIMLALPTVRQIDATFVRF; from the exons ATGGCGGCGGAGAGCGGAGAGGGACCACAGGAGATGATGGAGG TTGATAAGCGGATTGAATCAGAGGAGTCAGGAGACgaagaagggaagaagcaggCAGTTCGCTTAGTAACTGACCTCAGTCAGCAGAGCCTGAGAGATGAGCAGAATGGTGAGAACTCCGCAG gagaagcagagacACCAGTGGACATGGAGACAATTAGCCTGGACCCAGAAGCTGAG GATGTTGATTTGAATCACTTCCGAATTGGGAAGATTGAAGGATTTGAGGTGCTCAAGAAAGTGAAG ACTCTATGTCTCCGTCAGAATTTGATTAAGCGCATTGAGAACCTGCAGCAATTGCAGACCTTGCGGGAGCTGGATCTCTATGACAATCAAATCCGGAAGATTGAGAACTTGGAGTCTCTAGTGGAACTTGA GATCCTGGACATCTCCTTTAACGTTCTGCGACATATCGAAGGACTAGATCAGCTTACCCAACTTAAAAAACTCTTCCTTGTCAACaacaaaatcagcaaaattGAGAATTTGAGCAACTTGCAGATGCTACAGATGTTAGAGTTGGGATCCAATCGAATTCGG GCAATTGAAAACATCGACACCCTGGCTAATCTTGACAGTCTGTTCCttggaaagaataaaatcacTAAGCTCCAGAACTTGGATGCGCTGACAAACTTGACTGTGCTCAGTATACAG AATAACCGTCTGACCAAGATTGAAGGGCTGCAGAGTTTGGTGAATTTGCGTGAGTTGTACCTCAGCCACAATGGCATCGAAGTCATCGAGGGACTGGAGAACAAT AACAAACTCACAATGCTGGACATTGCATCCAACAGAATCAAGAAGATTGAAAATATCAGTCACCTAACAGAGCTGCAGGAATTCTGG ATGAACGATAATCTCATTGAGAGCTGGAGTGACCTGGATGAACTGAAAGGAGCAAAGAACTTGGAAACTGTGTATCTGGAGCGAAACCCCTTGCAGAAGGATCCCCAGTACCGGCGCAAAATCATGCTGGCCCTCCCGACTGTCCGGCAGATTGATGCCACGTTTGTTCGATTCTGA
- the PPP1R7 gene encoding protein phosphatase 1 regulatory subunit 7 isoform X1 has translation MGGKSASKIKVETRVDKRIESEESGDEEGKKQAVRLVTDLSQQSLRDEQNGENSAGEAETPVDMETISLDPEAEDVDLNHFRIGKIEGFEVLKKVKTLCLRQNLIKRIENLQQLQTLRELDLYDNQIRKIENLESLVELEILDISFNVLRHIEGLDQLTQLKKLFLVNNKISKIENLSNLQMLQMLELGSNRIRAIENIDTLANLDSLFLGKNKITKLQNLDALTNLTVLSIQNNRLTKIEGLQSLVNLRELYLSHNGIEVIEGLENNNKLTMLDIASNRIKKIENISHLTELQEFWMNDNLIESWSDLDELKGAKNLETVYLERNPLQKDPQYRRKIMLALPTVRQIDATFVRF, from the exons ATGGGAGGAAAAAGTGCATCCAAAATCAAAGTAGAAACAAGGG TTGATAAGCGGATTGAATCAGAGGAGTCAGGAGACgaagaagggaagaagcaggCAGTTCGCTTAGTAACTGACCTCAGTCAGCAGAGCCTGAGAGATGAGCAGAATGGTGAGAACTCCGCAG gagaagcagagacACCAGTGGACATGGAGACAATTAGCCTGGACCCAGAAGCTGAG GATGTTGATTTGAATCACTTCCGAATTGGGAAGATTGAAGGATTTGAGGTGCTCAAGAAAGTGAAG ACTCTATGTCTCCGTCAGAATTTGATTAAGCGCATTGAGAACCTGCAGCAATTGCAGACCTTGCGGGAGCTGGATCTCTATGACAATCAAATCCGGAAGATTGAGAACTTGGAGTCTCTAGTGGAACTTGA GATCCTGGACATCTCCTTTAACGTTCTGCGACATATCGAAGGACTAGATCAGCTTACCCAACTTAAAAAACTCTTCCTTGTCAACaacaaaatcagcaaaattGAGAATTTGAGCAACTTGCAGATGCTACAGATGTTAGAGTTGGGATCCAATCGAATTCGG GCAATTGAAAACATCGACACCCTGGCTAATCTTGACAGTCTGTTCCttggaaagaataaaatcacTAAGCTCCAGAACTTGGATGCGCTGACAAACTTGACTGTGCTCAGTATACAG AATAACCGTCTGACCAAGATTGAAGGGCTGCAGAGTTTGGTGAATTTGCGTGAGTTGTACCTCAGCCACAATGGCATCGAAGTCATCGAGGGACTGGAGAACAAT AACAAACTCACAATGCTGGACATTGCATCCAACAGAATCAAGAAGATTGAAAATATCAGTCACCTAACAGAGCTGCAGGAATTCTGG ATGAACGATAATCTCATTGAGAGCTGGAGTGACCTGGATGAACTGAAAGGAGCAAAGAACTTGGAAACTGTGTATCTGGAGCGAAACCCCTTGCAGAAGGATCCCCAGTACCGGCGCAAAATCATGCTGGCCCTCCCGACTGTCCGGCAGATTGATGCCACGTTTGTTCGATTCTGA
- the PPP1R7 gene encoding protein phosphatase 1 regulatory subunit 7 isoform X4: MAAESGEGPQEMMEVDKRIESEESGDEEGKKQAVRLVTDLSQQSLRDEQNGEAETPVDMETISLDPEAEDVDLNHFRIGKIEGFEVLKKVKTLCLRQNLIKRIENLQQLQTLRELDLYDNQIRKIENLESLVELEILDISFNVLRHIEGLDQLTQLKKLFLVNNKISKIENLSNLQMLQMLELGSNRIRAIENIDTLANLDSLFLGKNKITKLQNLDALTNLTVLSIQNNRLTKIEGLQSLVNLRELYLSHNGIEVIEGLENNNKLTMLDIASNRIKKIENISHLTELQEFWMNDNLIESWSDLDELKGAKNLETVYLERNPLQKDPQYRRKIMLALPTVRQIDATFVRF; the protein is encoded by the exons ATGGCGGCGGAGAGCGGAGAGGGACCACAGGAGATGATGGAGG TTGATAAGCGGATTGAATCAGAGGAGTCAGGAGACgaagaagggaagaagcaggCAGTTCGCTTAGTAACTGACCTCAGTCAGCAGAGCCTGAGAGATGAGCAGAATG gagaagcagagacACCAGTGGACATGGAGACAATTAGCCTGGACCCAGAAGCTGAG GATGTTGATTTGAATCACTTCCGAATTGGGAAGATTGAAGGATTTGAGGTGCTCAAGAAAGTGAAG ACTCTATGTCTCCGTCAGAATTTGATTAAGCGCATTGAGAACCTGCAGCAATTGCAGACCTTGCGGGAGCTGGATCTCTATGACAATCAAATCCGGAAGATTGAGAACTTGGAGTCTCTAGTGGAACTTGA GATCCTGGACATCTCCTTTAACGTTCTGCGACATATCGAAGGACTAGATCAGCTTACCCAACTTAAAAAACTCTTCCTTGTCAACaacaaaatcagcaaaattGAGAATTTGAGCAACTTGCAGATGCTACAGATGTTAGAGTTGGGATCCAATCGAATTCGG GCAATTGAAAACATCGACACCCTGGCTAATCTTGACAGTCTGTTCCttggaaagaataaaatcacTAAGCTCCAGAACTTGGATGCGCTGACAAACTTGACTGTGCTCAGTATACAG AATAACCGTCTGACCAAGATTGAAGGGCTGCAGAGTTTGGTGAATTTGCGTGAGTTGTACCTCAGCCACAATGGCATCGAAGTCATCGAGGGACTGGAGAACAAT AACAAACTCACAATGCTGGACATTGCATCCAACAGAATCAAGAAGATTGAAAATATCAGTCACCTAACAGAGCTGCAGGAATTCTGG ATGAACGATAATCTCATTGAGAGCTGGAGTGACCTGGATGAACTGAAAGGAGCAAAGAACTTGGAAACTGTGTATCTGGAGCGAAACCCCTTGCAGAAGGATCCCCAGTACCGGCGCAAAATCATGCTGGCCCTCCCGACTGTCCGGCAGATTGATGCCACGTTTGTTCGATTCTGA